In Podospora pseudoanserina strain CBS 124.78 chromosome 5, whole genome shotgun sequence, a single window of DNA contains:
- a CDS encoding hypothetical protein (EggNog:ENOG503NUAW; COG:U) translates to MASNSLDKPATDGLTAESQAPTVAPSSKSISEDEKVSNSGDRTDIDAGSSTDATEKVSKQPEITTSAADNEKTDNILAKHPTAVSQAGSKKLEPSKTREDGEEYPTGIKLAAIVTALCLSVFLMALDNSIIATAIPKITDQFQSLPDVGWYASAYLLTTAAFQLLFGRFYTFFSIKWVYLIAIFIFEVGSLICAVANNSVTLIIGRAIAGVGAAGIFSGALTILAYSVPLAKRPIYTGAIGSMYGLASISGPLMGGAFTDHVTWRWCFYINLPIGAVTIAVIMFIFPDPKREIKNNDTLAQRIMRFDPFGTAVFMPAIICLLLALQWGGTQYAWNSWRVILLFVLFGVLIIIFVGVQIYQGDLATVPPRIVKKRSVWSSGFFIMMIGGAFLGAAYYYPIWFQSVKDATAVGSGIMNLPMLISLVLVSVIAGAAVTIWGQYVPFMIACSILSSIGFGLTTTFTPDVGAGAWIGYQIIIGAGIGIGFQQPLMAVQTVLSIEDVPTGASLIIFLQTLGAALFVAVSQNVFTNKLVENVAKYVPDMPDPMTILHVGATSVENVVRPEDLGAVTWAFNDALTQTFTVFTALSAISILGAVFVEWNSVKGKPVEMGMA, encoded by the exons ATGGCTAGTAATTCGCTGGACAAGCCAGCGACGGACGGGCTGACAGCCGAGTCGCAAGCACCGACCGTCGCCCCAAGTTCCAAGAGCATATCAGAGGACGAGAAGGTTTCCAACTCTGGGGACAGGACAGACATTGACGCCGGCTCTTCAACCGATGCGACGGAAAAGGTCTCCAAGCAACCAGAAATCACCACATCAGCAGCTGACAATGAGAAGACGGACAACATTCTTGCCAAGCACCCCACCGCCGTCTCCCAAGCTGGcagcaagaagctcgagcCCTCCAAGACAAGAGAAGATGGCGAAGAGTACCCAACAGGTATCAAGCTCGCCGCCATTGTCACTGCCCTGTGCCTGAGCGTCTTTCTCATGGCACTTGACAACTCGATCATTGCAACTGCTATTCCCAAAATTACGGATCAATTCCAGAGTTTGCCAGACGTGGGTTGGTATGCCAGTG CctacctcctcaccaccgccgcttTCCAACTCCTCTTTGGCCGTTTCTACACCTTTTTTTCCATCAAATGGGTTTACCTCATCGCCATTTTCATCTTTGAGGTCGGCTCCCTTATCTGCGCCGTCGCGAACAATAGTGTTACCCTCATCATCGGGCGCGCCATCGCCGGTGTCGGTGCGGCGGGTATCTTCTCTGGTGCCCTCACTATCCTGGCTTACTCCGTCCCCCTGGCCAAACGCCCTATCTACACCGGCGCCATTGGCAGCATGTACGGTCTCGCCTCCATTTCTGGCCCTCTTATGGGCGGCGCCTTCACTGATCACGTCACCTGGCGCTGGTGCTTTTACATCAACCTGCCCATCGGTGCTGTTACCATCGCGGTGATCATGTTCATCTTCCCCGATCCAAAGAGGGAGATCAAGAACAATGACACGCTCGCGCAGAGAATCATGCGGTTCGATCCGTTTGGCACGGCGGTGTTTATGCCGGCGATTATCTGCTTGTTGCTTGCGCTGCAGTGGGGAGGGACGCAGTACGCCTGGAACAGCTGGAGGGTTATCCTGCTGTTTGTGCTGTTTGGGGTGTTGATTATCATCTTTGTCGGAGTGCAGATTTACCAGGGGGATTTGGCGACTGTCCCCCCGAGGAttgtcaagaagaggagTGTCTGGAGTTCGGGGTTTTTCATCATGATGATTGGAGGGGCTTTCTTGGGAGCGGCGTATTATTATCCGATTTGGTTCCAGTCAGTCAAGGATGCCACGGCGGTTGGGTCAGGGATTATGAACTTGCCCATGTTGATttcgttggtgttggttagTGTTATTGctggggcggcggtgacgaTTTGGGGGCAGTATGTGCCTTTTATGATTGCGTGCTCGATCTTGTCGAGtattgggtttgggttgacgacgacgtTCACGCCGGATGTGGGAGCGGGGGCTTGGATTGGGTATCAGATTATTATTGGGGCggggattgggattgggtTTCAGCAGCCGTTGATGGCTGTGCAGACGGTGTTGAGTATTGAGGATGTGCCGACGGGGGCGAGCTTGATCATTTTCTTGCAGACACTCGGGGCGGCGTTGTTTGTGGCGGTGTCGCAGAATGTGTTTACGAATAAGCTGGTGGAGAATGTTGCCAAGTATGTGCCTGATATGCCGGATCCGATGACGATTCTGCATGTTGGGGCTACGAGCGTGGAGAATGTGGTTCGGccggaggatttgggggcTGTTACTTGGGCTTTTAATGATGCACTGACGCAGACCTTTACGGTGTTCACTGCTTTGTCGGCGATTAGTATTCTTGGAGCAGTGTTTGTAGAGTGGAACAGCGTTAAGGGGAAGCCGGttgagatggggatggcTTAA
- a CDS encoding hypothetical protein (COG:G; EggNog:ENOG503NWMK) — MTLWRFITTTAVAILLSTLHALTSPSPLPNLHFATITSTCKRNHHFESRQSQGQHDDRQARHPKCNSQYLSSILHTLNTPATVENVIPVPANGSYGEGASDPAYPVNPTNLPPLCAVTLRIDYSSTASYRFGLFLPDKLPSPKRLLVVGNGGFSGGINWLDMAAGPHHGMAALSTDTGHNSTALETSWANGHAEKKELWGWRAMHGSVVLGKQIFQRYYQQPDHDKLWTYYSGCSTGGRQGLRELQEFPDSFDGALIGAPAWWTARLNPFLMQIGLYNVPADDLNPYYIPLNKFSLLLEEVIRQCDNVDGVQDGIVSSPDKCEFDLGTLVCSEFGTNISKCLTAEQAETARKVYEGWLSEDGELLYPGLTLSSENQWSILLGGTVPSPYGLGYVRDFLLDNDDKELDWTSTSKLGKDIIDKAQRLDPGHSSAIQYDISNFKDRGGKVILYHGLADGLVPEKGSWWYYNKTIDTFGGDLDGVREFIRYFQIPGMGHCFSTPDCKPNAPWNIGGAFQAGLMGSDTWSVPGFEDVDHDALLALMAWTEEGKAVDKLVATTWHRPTDSNTGVFMQRPICPWPEKAVYDGVGDVNEAGSWECAMEKVELVSEWQRRVWRAKKGWLPSG; from the exons ATGACCCTGTGGCGCTtcatcacaacaacagcagtcgcgatcctcctcagcacctTGCACGCCCTTACAtcaccttcccctctcccaaatcTCCACTtcgccaccatcacatcGACATGCAAACGCAATCACCATTTTGAATCTCGACAGTCCCAAGGACAACACGATGACCGGCAGGCGAGACATCCAAAGTGCAATTCTCAATATCTTTCCTCTATCTTGCATACCCTCAATACGCCTGCGACCGTCGAGAACGTGATCCCTGTCCCTGCGAACGGCTCCTATGGTGAAGGAGCCTCCGACCCTGCATACCCAGTGAACCCCACCAATCTCCCTCCGCTATGCGCCGTCACCCTCCGAATCGACTACTCCAGCACGGCGAGCTACCGTTTTGGGCTGTTCTTGCCTGATAAGCTCCCTTCGCCAAAGAGGTTGCTCGTGGTGGGAAATGGGGGCTTCTCCGGTGGTATCAACTGGCTTGACAT GGCAGCAGGTCCCCACCACGGCATGGCGGCCCTCTCGACCGACACCGGTCACAATTCGACTGCCCTCGAGACCTCCTGGGCAAATGGCCacgccgagaagaaggaactCTGGGGCTGGAGAGCCATGCATGGTTCCGTTGTTTTGGGTAAACAGATCTTTCAAAGATATTACCAACAACCTGACCATGACAAACTCTGGACATACTACAGCGGTTGTTCGACCGGTGGCCGCCAGGGATTGCGAGAGCTACAGGAATTCCCCGACAGCTTCGACGGCGCACTGATTGGGGCCCCTGCCTGGTGGACAGCACGGCTGAACCCGTTCTTGATGCAGATAGGCTTGTACAATGTGCCTGCCGACGACTTGAACCCGTACTATATTCCATTGAACAAGTTCTCCTTGCTACTCGAAGAGGTCATCAGACAGTGTGACAATGTGGATGGAGTACAGGATGGCATTGTCAGCAGTCCTGACAAGTGCGAGTTTGATCTTGGAACCTTGGTTTGCTCAGAGTTTGGGACAAACATCAGTAAGTGCCTGACTGCAGAGCAGGCAGAGACAGCTAGGAAGGTTTATGAAGGGTGGCTATccgaggatggggagttgCTGTACCCTGGTTTGACACTCAGCTCTGAGAATCAGTGGTCGATCTTGTTGGGTGGGACGGTACCGAGCCCGTATGGCCTGGGGTATGTTAGAGATTTTCTGCTTGATAATGACGACAAGGAGTTAGATTGGACTAGTACCTCAAAGCTTGGGAAGGATATTATCGACAAGGCACAAAGACTGGATCCTGGTCATTCTTCAGCTATCCAGTACGACATCTCCAATTTCAAGGACCGAGGTGGCAAGGTGATCTTGTATCATGGTTTGGCAGATGGCCTGGTACCGGAGAAGGGGTCCTGGTGGTACTATAACAAGACCATTGACACCTTTGGGGGCGACCTGGATGGGGTACGTGAGTTCATTCGGTATTTCCAAATTCCTGGCATGGGACACTGTTTTTCAACACCGGATTGCAAGCCGAATGCACCATGGAATATTGGAGGCGCTTTTCAGGCAGGACTTATGGGGAGCGATACTTGGTCCGTACCGGGGTTTGAGGATGTCGACCATGATGCTTTGTTGGCACTGATGGCGTGGaccgaggaggggaaggcggTCGACAAGCTTGTTGCCACGACTTGGCATCGGCCAACTGACTCAAACACGGGCGTGTTCATGCAACGACCCATATGCCCTTGGCCAGAGAAGGCTGTTTAcgacggggttggtgatgtgaaTGAGGCTGGGAGTTGGGAATGTGCTATGGAAAAGGTGGAGCTGGTGTCCGAATGGCAAAGGCGGGTGTGGAGAGCTAAAAAGGGGTGGCTGCCAAGCGGCTAG